In Henningerozyma blattae CBS 6284 chromosome 7, complete genome, a single genomic region encodes these proteins:
- the RTT106 gene encoding Rtt106p (similar to Saccharomyces cerevisiae RTT106 (YNL206C); ancestral locus Anc_2.45) → MDFLDELPPQLKHQVKKIITILPKSLTTFEEVYKHGKSQGFTESNLENKRKLPKKAVTNLENNNEQSNSLTSITDQDTIFKLKDISILSPIRKKLNLYLHVSFKNKKPILSLVKDKDQVEISVFNLNKNIKLATFLPVPEKPKLVYLFISYINENNYKDDNSTNIIDKSASNIILINLNKELILQQFKDSGLIEQEVEDFSKCIEYMRKQAILTGFRIFDPFSIDNTNSTSNKQSISSFYVGAHRGTKEGSLYFLPNYVIFGFKKPILVFESDNIESISYSSITRVTFNATLITKDSEKYEFSMIDQSEFNKIDEYVKNKSVVDNSMSEELKAKSKKSNTSAEELSALKEARSKLAENGMTVDGINFDSDDDEEDEDFNNESEVGSDSESDSDNNTSEAEEEEEAEEDDNDEEQNISTSEIQKEMLFPSATGLNGSNKLENSLIFQNIPIPLDNDDDDADDDDGSGVEYD, encoded by the coding sequence atggATTTTCTCGATGAATTACCTCCTCAATTGAAGCACcaagttaaaaaaattataacaaTATTACCCAAATCGCTAACAACATTTGAAGAAGTTTATAAACATGGAAAATCTCAAGGATTTACAGAAAGTAACCTCGagaacaaaagaaaattgcCCAAAAAAGCTGTCACAAATCTTGAAAACAACAATGAACAATCAAATAGTTTAACTTCAATTACTGATCAAGAtactattttcaaattaaaagatatatcaATCTTATCTccaataagaaaaaagttaaatctttatttacATGTAtcattcaaaaataaaaaaccaATTTTATCTTTGGTTAAAGATAAAGATCAAGTGGAAATATctgttttcaatttaaataaaaacatcAAATTAGCTACATTTTTACCTGTTCCAGAGAAACCAAAATTGGTATACCTTTTCATATcatatattaatgaaaataattataaagatGACAATTCTACTAATATAATAGATAAAAGTGCATCAAACATTATattgattaatttaaataaagaattaatcttacaacaatttaaagattctGGATTAATTGAGCAAGAAGTGGAAGATTTTAGTAAATGTATTGAATATATGCGTAAACAAGCAATTCTGACAGGTTTCAGAATATTTGACCCATTTTCTATTGATAACACTAATTCTACGAGTAATAAGCAATCCATATCATCATTTTATGTGGGCGCTCATAGAGGTACAAAAGAAGGgtcattatattttttaccaAATTATGTAATATTTGGGTTTAAAAAACCAATATTAGTCTTTGAATCGGATAACATTGAATCAATAAGTTATTCATCAATCACTAGAGTTACATTCAATGCCACGCTAATAACAAAGGATTcagaaaaatatgaattttcCATGATTGATCAATCTGAATTTAACAAAATCGATGAATAcgtcaaaaataaaagtgtGGTAGACAATTCAATGagtgaagaattaaaagcTAAATCCAAGAAATCCAATACGTCTGCAGAAGAATTATCTGCTTTGAAAGAGGCAAGAAGTAAATTAGCAGAAAATGGTATGACTGTTGAtggaattaattttgattcagatgatgatgaagaagatgaagattttaataatgaatcagAGGTTGGATCTGATTCCGAATCTGATTCAGATAACAATACTAGTGAagcagaagaagaagaagaagcaGAAGAGGATGACAACGATGAAGAACAAAATATAAGTACCTctgaaattcaaaaagaaatgtTGTTTCCTTCAGCAACGGGGTTGAATGGCtctaataaattagaaaattctttaatctttcaaaatataCCGATCCCTCTTGAcaatgatgatgacgatgCCGATGACGATGATGGATCGGGTGTTGAGTATGATTAA
- the TBLA0G00390 gene encoding uncharacterized protein (similar to Saccharomyces cerevisiae GCS1 (YDL226C) and SPS18 (YNL204C); ancestral locus Anc_2.46), translating into MSEWKIDPDNRRRLLQLQKIGANKRCVDCNAPNPQWASPKFGIFICLECAGTHRSLGVHISFVRSITMDQFKPEELVRMEKGGNEPFTEYMKSHGIDITLPQKFKYDNPIAQDYKEKLTCLIEDKEFVEPTHPEFDPSKLGKVAPVVYTTLNNANNNDKEQSSTPMESIISSKSTATPSQQLKNEAYFARLGEANQNRSTDLPPSQGGKYQGFGNTMPVNNSSTPNANSTVSLENFQKDPLGTFTKGWSLFSSAVSQSFDDLNQNVIKPKVDQWNSGELTEDTKRAANQFGQKFQETSSYGFEAFNSLSKNLQSQYYAYYNGDQQPSDTSRGGSNGYAQFEKEQNTSIPPQDGSNLKKSSKRQEPEEDEWEQF; encoded by the coding sequence atgtcTGAATGGAAAATTGATCCTGATAATAGAAGAAGattattacaattacaaaaaattgGTGCCAATAAGAGATGTGTTGATTGCAATGCACCAAATCCTCAATGGGCGTCTCCTAAATTcggtatttttatttgcttGGAATGTGCTGGTACTCATAGATCGTTAGGTGTCCATATCTCATTTGTTAGATCTATTACCATGGATCAATTTAAACCAGAAGAATTGGTTAGAATGGAAAAAGGTGGGAATGAACCATTCACAGAGTATATGAAATCTCATGGGATTGATATCACATTACcacaaaaatttaaatatgataatCCAATTGCTCAAgattataaagaaaaattaacttgtttaattgaagataaagaatttgttGAACCAACTCACCCAGAATTTGATCCTTCAAAATTAGGTAAAGTGGCCCCTGTAGTATATACAACTTTAAACAACGCCAACAATAACGATAAAGAACAATCATCCACTCCCATGGAATCCattatttcttctaaatcGACTGCTACCCCATCTCAACAACTAAAGAATGAGGCATACTTCGCTAGACTAGGGGAAGCTAACCAAAATAGATCCACTGATCTTCCTCCTTCTCAAGGTGGGAAATACCAAGGGTTTGGTAATACCATGCCTGTCAATAATAGTTCTACTCCTAATGCAAATAGTACTGTCAGTTTAgaaaatttccaaaaagATCCACTGGGCACTTTTACAAAAGGTTGGAGTCTCTTCTCATCTGCTGTTTCTCAATCCTTTGATGATTTGAATCAAAACGTTATCAAACCTAAAGTTGATCAATGGAACTCTGGTGAATTGACAGAAGATACTAAAAGAGCTGCTAACCAATTTGGCCAAAAATTCCAAGAAACTAGTTCTTATGGTTTTGAAGCATTCAATTCTTTAAGTAAAAACTTACAAAGTCAATATTACGCGTATTATAACGGTGATCAACAACCTAGTGATACATCAAGAGGTGGTTCTAACGGATATGCTCAATTTGAAAAGGAACAAAACACCAGCATTCCTCCACAAGATGGAagtaatttgaaaaaatcttCTAAAAGACAAGAGccagaagaagatgaatgggaacaattctaa
- the NNR1 gene encoding NADHX epimerase (similar to Saccharomyces cerevisiae YNL200C; ancestral locus Anc_2.49), which yields MNNFKVVSAKLAAELDKELMGPKVGYTLQQLMELAGLSVAQAVQHSFPPTATNSNKHILVLAGPGNNGGDGLVCARHLKLFGYNPVVYYPKRNGRVEFYSQLVHQLEFVHVPLLDDSDWLTYLQPDRTLCIVDALFGFSFKPPLREPFTTIMAEVARVQQNLPVVSVDVPSGWDVDQGPPLEETPASPVLNPKVLVSLTVPKPCSSLLKPNTIHYIGGRFVPRDFANKYGFEPFDYQGGDQVLRLQ from the coding sequence atgaacaATTTTAAGGTAGTGAGTGCTAAATTAGCGGCAGAATTggataaagaattaatggGACCCAAAGTGGGTTATACATTACAGCAATTAATGGAACTAGCAGGACTGAGTGTCGCACAAGCAGTACAACATTCGTTTCCACCTACTGCTACAAATTCTAACAAACATATCTTAGTTCTTGCTGGTCCAGGTAATAATGGTGGCGATGGGCTTGTATGTGCACGccatttgaaattatttggatATAACCCAGTTGTCTATTACCCAAAACGTAACGGTAGAGTTGAGTTTTATAGTCAATTGGTCCATCAATTAGAATTCGTCCATGTTCCACTTTTAGACGATTCTGATTGGTTAACTTATTTACAACCTGATCGCACCCTATGCATTGTTGATGCTTTATTCGGATTTAGTTTCAAACCACCATTACGTGAACCTTTCACTACTATAATGGCAGAAGTGGCGCGTGTGCAACAAAATCTCCCAGTAGTCAGTGTTGATGTACCTAGTGGATGGGATGTTGATCAAGGACCTCCATTAGAAGAGACTCCAGCAAGCCCAGTATTAAACCCAAAGGTCTTGGTATCTTTAACTGTACCCAAACCATGCAGTTCGTTATTGAAACCAAATacaattcattatattgGAGGACGTTTTGTACCTCGCGATTTTGCCAACAAATATGGGTTCGAACCATTTGATTACCAAGGTGGTGATCAAGTTCTACGTCTACAATGA
- the GCR2 gene encoding Gcr2p (similar to Saccharomyces cerevisiae GCR2 (YNL199C); ancestral locus Anc_2.50), producing the protein MDDIDFSSLEHITTPVGIIHPQTKLDVFIIRSYSLFSNNSIINSNFLQSVSNSPQTSSTTPNSNNNNSNNNDPEPMNTTSNTIQYTQIFQKISKLYSLVISTGLFDNSSTSPKSAIELYQRFQQIIKELNLSYDVSPYSKYFIKIDNNLWQIKIENDLAGDEYWSLISNIIFKVYDRQTGQMNRQLSKNKKNNTSTNTSNNTSNNTSNNTQNNSAVNLASKLDSTLNKSQINNTNSNLGSNDLMTKNSPNNTSNNNNNNNNNNNNNNNNNNNNNNNNNNNNNNNNNNNNNNNSSSSTNNTTMNPTLNSMLMDDTLPQQLTKRLHNISQEINSRSLNGYYTQPTSPGSYANFEFNALTSNNTNVNSNTVTTSNNNNNNNMISNHVPTTGSLGEFTGTTWKRRSLSSLDVNVDTFSADAVEELLQFADLNHPTTNNNQATTSSITNNDNDKTTLKTNKFIKNNNSTNDIPSSNNNKKNTSSYSSTTISTSTSSSTTNTTKTKNTRNNKTNKVTKGKGKNITLTNNNSTNSTTTAKPRRTKATRNNNKKLDSEITMDANSMNKNENIMNLNNTGTAPTATTTTMNKQNINTAQNTSQQNSLEMNNLTMFSDNSNNHMISLDLINNNQNQNQIRNQNNNDSTSNFNQIDNITASAIATADAMSKQIKNSYDLILNEKNQRILQLERELEVQRQETQWLRKMLIEDMGCIRSLLSDMQRP; encoded by the coding sequence ATGGATGATATCGATTTCTCATCCTTAGAACATATTACCACACCAGTGGGCATCATCCATCCTCAAACTAAATTAGATGTATTCATCATTAGAAgttattctttattttctaataactCAATCATCAatagtaattttttacaaaGTGTCTCGAATTCTCCACAAACTTCTTCGACGACTCCTAATTCCAATAACAACAATTCAAACAATAATGATCCAGAACCTATGAATACCACATCAAACACGATCCAATACACTCAGATTTTCCAAAAGATCTCTAAATTGTACAGTCTTGTTATTTCAACAGGATTATTCGATAACTCTTCTACCTCACCTAAATCCGCCATTGAACTTTACCAAAGGTTTCAACAAATcattaaagaattgaacTTGTCTTATGATGTTTCACCTTATagcaaatattttatcaaaatcgATAACAATCTATGGcaaattaaaatagaaaacGACTTGGCCGGTGATGAATATTGGagtttaatttcaaatatcattttcaaagtTTATGATAGACAAACGGGGCAAATGAATAGACAgttatctaaaaataaaaaaaataatacctCAACCAACACTTCGAACAAtacatcaaataatacatcGAATAATACCCAAAATAATAGTGCAGTTAATCTTGCATCGAAATTGGACTCtactttaaataaaagCCAAATCAACAatactaattcaaatttaggTTCTAATGATTTAATGACAAAAAATTCTCCAAATAACACCagtaacaataacaataacaataacaataacaataacaataacaacaacaacaacaacaacaacaacaacaacaacaacaacaacaacaacaacaacaacaacaacaacaacaacaacaacagcagTAGCAGCACCAACAATACAACAATGAACCCAACTTTAAATAGTATGCTCATGGATGATACACTACCACAACAATTGACAAAACGATTACATAATATCTCCCAGGAGATCAATTCTCGATCGTTGAATGGCTATTATACTCAGCCTACAAGTCCAGGTTCTTATgcaaattttgaattcaaTGCGTTAACcagtaataatactaatgtAAATTCTAATACCGTAACGactagtaataataacaataataataacatgaTTTCAAACCATGTACCAACAACTGGATCCTTGGGTGAATTCACAGGAACTACTTGGAAAAGAAGATCTCTAAGTTCGTTGGATGTAAATGTAGATACATTTAGTGCAGATGCTGTGgaagaattattacaatttgCGGATTTAAATCATCCAactaccaataataatcaagCAACTACTTCTTCTataacaaataatgataatgacaAAACAACACttaaaacaaacaaattcataaagaataataattctactaATGATATTccatcttcaaataataacaaaaaaaatacatcgTCCTATTCTTCTACTACAATTTCTACTTCTACTTCAAGTTCCACTACAAATACAACAAAGACTAAAAATACacgaaataataaaactaataaGGTGACAAAGGGTAAAGGGAAGAACATTACTTTAACCAATAACAACTCCACCAATTCAACAACCACTGCAAAACCACGTAGAACAAAGGCAACGAGGAACAATAACAAGAAACTGGATTCTGAAATTACTATGGATGCAAATTCTATGAAcaagaatgaaaatattatgaatTTGAACAACACAGGTACTGCTCCTACTGCTACTACTACCACTATgaacaaacaaaatataaatacagCTCAAAATACATCTCAACAAAATAGCTTggaaatgaataatttaacCATGTTTAgtgataattcaaataatcataTGATTTCGTtggatttaataaataataatcaaaatcaaaatcaaattcgaaatcaaaataataacgatTCTACCAGTAATTTCAatcaaattgataatattacaGCAAGTGCAATAGCAACAGCCGATGCCATGTCTAaacaaatcaaaaattcTTACGATctgatattaaatgaaaaaaatcaacGTATTTTGCAATTAGAACGTGAGCTTGAAGTTCAAAGACAAGAGACTCAATGGTTACGCAAGATGCTTATTGAAGATATGGGTTGTATCCGAAGTTTATTAAGTGACATGCAAAGACCTTAA
- the TBLA0G00420 gene encoding uncharacterized protein (similar to Saccharomyces cerevisiae SHS1 (YDL225W); ancestral locus Anc_2.51), giving the protein MTVSNPPLQKRRYESKRGVTYSIMLCGANGTGKTTFANNLLETNVFQHRYSLQDNFSSAASPNSTPLLTSILPNSNNSNNNNNRFTPFGSALNGVRVTSPTRSVASKQNSARCSTSTDLLQPLNPADAHIEPGVVLTSTSLDVTSKTIEMADNEGDFFHDVDTDIENEDEDEEDEDEDITSSEESSEKPSSGATPFHLPKRKKENALFHLNLIITHGLGENLDEDEYITEISKHFERQFDLTISEETRINRNPRYKDTRIHVALYFIENTGHGLKEIDIKLMKLLAKYTTVLPIISKADSYTTQELTSLKKFIMKDIEKYNIPIYKFPFDRNFDDKELIKEHQYLSSLQPFAVACSDQKDEDGHYVREYPWGTVPINDQSLFQLIVLKKVLFGSHLQEFKDLTENVLYEKYRVARLTKVGRDVKSIKQRTISNPRIDTTRTSSMTPSTTSSTTSSTVSTATGKYLEHKATDMYHSDSEPSDDETRHYMTPKSSVYYTPETPHADVFENVQDYLKPSDSLVNKPTILRAKNMSKSVPFMLRRDFVASERERLHNLKGMSDTTKDLDLRIRQMELRAKELKLQEQELKRINKLATANVANYNQH; this is encoded by the coding sequence ATGACTGTTTCGAATCCACCTTTACAGAAACGTCGTTACGAGTCCAAGAGAGGTGTCACCTACTCAATTATGCTTTGTGGTGCTAACGGCACTGGTAAGACTACTTTTGCCAATAACCTCCTTGAAACGAATGTTTTTCAACACCGTTACTCCTTGcaagataatttttcttctgcTGCATCTCCCAATTCCACACCTCTTCTAACTTCAATCCTTCCAAACTCtaacaacagcaacaacaacaacaacagatTTACACCTTTTGGATCAGCACTTAACGGTGTACGTGTCACTTCCCCTACACGTTCTGTGGCTTCGAAACAAAACTCGGCTAGGTGTTCCACTTCTACCGACCTCCTACAACCTTTGAACCCTGCAGATGCTCATATTGAGCCTGGTGTGGTCTTGACCTCTACTTCTTTGGATGTCACTTCCAAGACCATTGAAATGGCCGACAACGAGGGAGATTTCTTTCATGACGTCGACACAGATATCGAGAACGAAGacgaagatgaagaagatgaagatgaagacATTACATCTTCGGAAGAATCCTCGGAAAAACCTTCTTCCGGCGCTACGCCATTCCACTTGCCCAAAAggaaaaaggaaaatgCATTGTTCCATCTTAACTTGATCATCACTCATGGACTTGGTGAAAACTtggatgaagatgaatatATCACAGAGATTTCTAAACACTTTGAACGTCAATTCGATTTAACAATTAGTGAAGAGACTAGAATCAATAGAAATCCGCGTTACAAAGACACTAGAATCCATGTGgctttatattttattgaaaatactGGTCATGGGTTAAAAGAAATCGATatcaaattaatgaaactaTTGGCCAAATATACAACCGTTTTGCCCATTATCTCCAAAGCTGATTCGTATACAACTCAAGAATTAACgagtttgaaaaaattcatcatGAAAGATATTGAGAAATATAACATTCCCATCTATAAATTCCCTTTTGATAGAAACTTTgatgataaagaattgaTTAAAGAGCATCAATACTTATCATCGTTACAACCTTTTGCTGTTGCTTGTTCCGATcaaaaagatgaagatggtCACTACGTAAGAGAATACCCTTGGGGTACCGTACCTATCAATGATCAATCCTTATTCCaattaattgttttgaaGAAAGTCTTGTTTGGTTCTCATTTACAAGAGTTTAAAGATTTGACTGAAAACGTTCTTTATGAGAAATATAGAGTCGCTAGATTGACTAAAGTTGGTAGAGATGTCAAATCCATTAAACAGAGAACAATTTCTAATCCACGTATTGACACCACGCGTACATCTTCTATGACTCCATCTACCACTTCTTCTACCACTTCATCCACTGTCTCCACAGCAACGGGCAAATATCTAGAACATAAAGCTACAGATATGTACCATTCTGACTCAGAACCAAGTGATGATGAGACTCGTCATTACATGACTCCAAAAAGTTCAGTCTATTATACACCAGAGACTCCTCATGCTGAtgtatttgaaaatgtacaagattatttgaaacCTTCGGATTCGTTAGTCAATAAACCAACGATCTTAAGAGCCAAAAATATGTCCAAATCAGTTCCTTTTATGTTAAGAAGAGATTTTGTGGCCTCTGAAAGAGAAAGGTTACACAATTTGAAAGGTATGAGCGACACAACAAAAGATTTGGATCTTAGAATTAGACAAATGGAATTAAGAGcaaaagaattgaaattgcAAGAACAAGAGCtgaaaagaattaataaactCGCCACGGCAAACGTCGCAAATTATAATCAACATTAA